In Arthrobacter sp. QXT-31, one genomic interval encodes:
- a CDS encoding CoA-binding protein, with the protein MSTTERTWTGPSAPERLGLLREAKSIAIVGASDKPSRASYFVATYLQSSTRYKVYFVNPVVKEILGQPTYASLADLPESPDIVDVFRKHDDLPGVLDEAVAAGAKTLWLQLGSWHEGVAKDAETAGLNVVMDRCVKIEHARFHGGLHLAGFDTGVISSKRQVLA; encoded by the coding sequence ATGAGCACCACTGAGCGAACCTGGACCGGCCCGTCTGCGCCGGAGCGCCTGGGCCTGCTGCGTGAAGCGAAGTCGATTGCCATCGTGGGCGCTTCGGACAAGCCGTCACGTGCGAGCTACTTCGTGGCCACCTACCTGCAGTCCTCGACCCGGTACAAGGTGTACTTCGTGAACCCGGTGGTCAAGGAGATCCTCGGCCAGCCGACGTACGCCTCGCTGGCGGACCTGCCGGAGAGCCCGGACATCGTGGACGTGTTCCGCAAGCACGATGACCTGCCGGGCGTACTGGACGAAGCCGTCGCCGCAGGCGCCAAGACGCTGTGGCTGCAGCTCGGCTCGTGGCACGAGGGCGTGGCAAAGGATGCCGAAACGGCGGGACTGAACGTGGTGATGGACCGCTGCGTCAAGATCGAGCACGCCCGGTTCCACGGCGGGCTCCACCTTGCCGGCTTCGACACGGGAGTGATCTCCTCGAAGCGGCAGGTTCTGGCCTAG
- a CDS encoding RNA polymerase sigma factor has product MAAQLTDDELSAALSGDPSGFSAVYSTISPAVLGYFRARGVDDAEALTQDVFVDILPKLSNVRGGHSGLRTFIFSVAHARLVDYRRRSARTPQLTEFDPLLDERRSNSAEDEVLGSLGGIASSLALLNDDQREVLVLRIVADLSVEQVAGIMNKTPGAIKQLQRRGLIALRELVKEKDHAAS; this is encoded by the coding sequence TTGGCAGCTCAGCTGACCGATGACGAATTGTCAGCAGCCCTTTCTGGCGACCCCTCCGGCTTCAGCGCTGTCTACAGCACCATTTCCCCCGCCGTCCTGGGCTATTTCCGGGCGCGCGGCGTGGATGACGCCGAAGCCCTGACGCAGGACGTCTTCGTTGACATTCTGCCCAAGCTCAGCAATGTCCGGGGCGGCCACTCCGGGCTGCGGACCTTCATATTCTCGGTGGCGCACGCGCGGCTTGTGGACTACCGCCGCCGGTCCGCGAGGACGCCGCAGCTCACCGAGTTCGACCCGCTCCTGGACGAGCGGCGGTCGAACTCGGCCGAGGACGAGGTGCTCGGCTCGCTCGGCGGAATCGCTTCTTCACTTGCCCTGCTCAACGACGACCAGCGGGAAGTTCTGGTTCTGCGGATCGTCGCGGACCTTTCGGTCGAACAGGTGGCCGGCATCATGAACAAGACCCCCGGGGCCATCAAACAGCTCCAGCGCCGCGGGCTCATCGCCCTGCGCGAACTCGTCAAGGAAAAGGACCACGCAGCATCATGA